TAAGCGTAAGGTTTACATTATCACAGTAACAAAAGTTACCCACAATTTACTTTACATCTGTTACATCTCGAAAGTTCGCCTCTTAAACGTTTTTCAACTAATCCGGTTATCTCATCACGTAAAGGAGCAATAGAAATTTTATTTATTACATCATCAGCAAAGGCAAGCATTAATAAGTGACAAGCTTCCTTTTTTGAAATTCCTCTCTGACGTAAATAAAACATTGCATCTTCGTCAAGCTGTCCGGTTGTTGAGCCATGACTACACTTAACATCATCTGCATAAATTTCGAGTTGTGGCTTTGAACGTGTTTTTGCATCATTAGTCATTAACAGATTTTTGTTCGACTGAAACGCTATTGTTTTCTGAGCCAGCTTATCAACCAATATTCTACCTGAGAATATTCCAGTTGAAGAATTATCAAGTATCCCTTTATAAAGCTGATTGCTTTCGCACTCTGGCGCTGCATGATGAATGTACGTATTGTTATCGATATGTTGATTTTTATCTGCTAACCACAATCCATAAGATTTATTTTTGGCATTTGGTTCAGAAAGATTTACATATAAGTTATTTCTAACAATACCGCCATGTAAAGTAACGTATACCGAATTTACATGACTGCTTTCCTTTTGCAAAATAAAAGTATTTGTTAACTGTACAGAATGATCATGTGCATTTTGTTGACGACAAATTTCAAATCTTGAATTTTTACCTGCATGTACCTCTGTTGTGCTATTTAATAAAAATGCATGTGGATTTAAACTATGATCGCATATAACTACACTTGCCGAGCTCTCTTCTTCAAGAATAATAAGGTTATGCGGTTGAATCATCAACTCCTCAGTTGCAACAACTAAGTTTATAAGTTGAATTGGTTTTTCAATTACAACACCTTTTGGAATATAAACAAAAAGACCATCCTGAGCAAAAGCCATATTAAGCATCGACAAAGACTCTTTTTGCTCAGCAATATATTTCCCATAATGTTTCTCTACCAATTCCGGAAACTGCTTTGAAGCTTCAATTACACTTCCAATTATAGCACCATTAGGTAAAACATTTAACTTTTTTTCTTTATCGTAAAACCATCCATTTACAAGCATTAAGTGGTTTTCTAGCTCTGGCACATCACAAGTAAATACTTCTTTAATGTCTATTGTTAGGGGCTGTGGTGAAAATTGTTTTTTATAAGCTCCAAAAAATGCAGACTCAATATTGGTATATTTATAAAACTCACTGTTTTTTGCAGGTAATCCGACTAATTCAAATTCCTGAAAGTATTTACTTCTTAACTCATTTATGAATCCAGGAGTTTGTTCAAAAATAATTTTACTGTTTTTGCGAAAAGCATCAACAAGGTCATTTTTAATAATTGATATTTTATTCTCTTCAGCCATAATAAACAAAATTAAACAGCATATTCTTTTTTTATCCAATCATATCCTTTTTCTTCCAGCTCTAAAGCAAGCTCTTTTCCTGCTGTTTTAACAATCTGACCATTGTACAAAACATGTATAACATCTGGCACAATATAATCCAGTAACCTTTGGTAATGAGTAATAACAATTGTCGCATTATCTGGACGTTTTAACTTATTTACTCCATTTGCAACAATTCGCAATGCATCAATATCAAGACCAGAATCTGTTTCGTCAAGTATCGCTAATTTAGGCTCTAGCATTGCCATTTGGAATATTTCATTTTTCTTTTTCTCGCCACCGGAAAAGCCTTCGTTTACTGAGCGATTTGTTAGCTGAGAATCAATTTCCACCAATTCCTTTTTTTCGCGCATTAATTTCAAGAAATCTGATGAGCTTAACAATGGCAAACCACGATATTTGCGAATCTCGTTTACTGCAGTTTTCATAAAATTAACCATGCTAACACCCGGAATTTCAATTGGATATTGAAAACCAAGAAATATACCTAATCTGGCTCTGTCTTCAGGAGATAATTCTAAAAGATTTTTTCCTTCCAAAAGAACCTCTCCACCAGTAACCTCGAAAATCTCACGACCTGCAAGTACAGAAGCTAATGTGCTTTTACCCGAACCGTTTGGTCCCATTATCGCATGAACTTCTCCAGGTTTAACTTCTAAATTTATCCCTTTTAAAATAGGTTTTCCGTTTATGGATGCCTTTAAATTTCTAATTGATAACATATCTTATTCTTTTTACTTTTTTGCCACAAAAACACTAACACTCAAAATTTCACTAAAGCTTATTTTAATTTTCATATTTTGTTTTATCCGACACTACCTTCCAGACTAATTTGCAGAAGTTTTTGTGCTTCAACAGCAAACTCCATAGGAAGCTGTTTAAGAACTTCGCGCGCATAACCATTTACTATTAAACCTACAGCATCTTCAGTAGAAATACCACGTTGATTACAATAAAAAATCTGGTCTTCACCAATTCTTGAAGTAGTTGCTTCGTGTTCTACTATTGCTTCTTTATTATCGACTTCAATATACGGGAATGTATGCGCTCCACAATTATTTCCTAATAACAATGAATCACATTGAGAGAAATTGCGTGCATTTTCGGCATTCTTTAGAACTTTTACCAATCCACGATAGCTGTTTTGGCTCTGTCCGGCAGAAATACCTTTAGAAACAATTCTGCTTTTTGTGTTTTTTCCAATATGAATCATTTTTGTTCCAGTATCTGCCTGTTGGTAATTATTTGTTACAGCAACAGAATAAAATTCTGCAGAGGTATTATCACCTTTTAATATACAACTCGGGTACTTCCATGTAATCGCAGAACCGGTTTCAACCTGAGTCCAAGAAATTTTTGAATTATCTTCCTTACATATTCCGCGTTTTGTTACGAAATTATAAATACCTCCCTTTCCATTTTTATCGCCAGGATACCAGTTTTGAACAGTTGAATATTTTATTTCTGCATCTTTTAATGCTATAAGTTCAACAACTGCAGCATGCAACTGATTTTTATCTCGTTTTGGAGCTGTGCAGCCTTCTAAATAACTTACATAAGATCCTTCATCAGCAATTATTAAGGTTCGCTCAAATTGACCAGTATTTTCAGCATTAATTCTAAAATATGTTGAAAGTTCCATTGGACAACGAACACCTTTTGGAATATATACAAAGGACCCATCGCTAAATACAGCACAATTTAATGTTGCGAAAAAATTATCGGTATATGGAACAACAGACCCTAAATATTTTTTAATTAAGTCGGGATGTTCGCGAACAGCTTCGCTCATCGAACAAAAAATAATTCCCAGGTCTGCGAGATTTTCTTTAAATGTTGTTTTTATAGATGCACTATCCATAACAGCATCAACAGCAACTCCGCTTAATTTTTTTTGTTCATCTAAAGGAATTCCAAGTTTATCAAAAGTAGCTTTCAGTTCGGGGTCAATTTCATCTAAAGATGCTAATTCAGCACTTTGTTTTGGAGCTGAATAATAAATAATTTCCTGATAATCAATTTTTGGAATTGTTAAATGAGCCCACTCCGGCATTTTCATTTTTTTCCAATGTTCAAATGCTTTTAGTCTCCATTCAAGCATAAATTCAGGTTCGTTCTTTCTTCCAGAAATTAATTTTACAACTTCCTCACTTAAACCTTTAGCAATAGTATCTGATTCTATTTCGGTAAAAAAACCATACTTATACTCACCATCTGTAACTTCCGAAATTATTTTATCTTGCTCGTTTTCCATAATATAAAGTTAAGTACTTTAACCACCGCAAATTTAATTAGAATAAATCTAAATAGCAAGAAATTTGGCATTTTCTTTATAAAATTGATTCATCATTTAAATAACATATTTTATAAATCATAATTTTTATAGTTCAAAAATATTTAGCATTTTTATACAATAATTATATTTAATATTTTTAGACTATGGAACACCCTTTATTAAATGAACAACACGATCTTATAAGAAAATCTGTTCGCGATTTTGCAGAAAGAGAAATTAAGCCACTAGCAAAAGAATTAGATGCTAAACAACAATTCTCTGTTGAATTAACACAAAAAATGGGCGATATTGGTTTATTTGGAATGGTTGTTTCTGAAGAATACGGTGGTCAGGGTTTAGATTACTTATCTTATATTATTGCTGTTGAAGAATTAGCAAGAGTTGATGGTTCTCATGCTGCTACAATTGCTGCTGGAAATTCATTAGGCTTAAATCCTATTTATTATTATGGTACTGAAGAACAAAAGAAAAAATATTTACCAAGATTATGCAGTGGTAAAAATCTTTGGGGTTTTGGATTAACTGAACCCGAAGCTGGATCTGACTCAAGAAATTCAAAAACCACTTCAAAAATTTTGGATGGTAATTGGGTAATTAATGGCTCAAAAATTTTTATAACAAATGCTTCTTCTGAAATCTCACTTGGCTCAACAATACAAACTGTATCGAGTGACGAGAATGGCAAAAAAGAATTTACAACAATCATAGTTGAAAATGGAACTCCAGGGTTTACACCCAAAACAATGCATGATAAAATGATGTGGAGAGCATCAAACACTGCAGAATTGTATTTTGATGATTGTAAAGTACCAGAATCAAATATTCTTGGTAAACGTGGCGACGGGTCTAAAATAATGCTTAGCACACTTGACTTAGGTAGATTATCTATTGGCGCAATGGGCTTGGGTCTTGCACAGGGAGCTTTTGAAATGGCATTAAAATATGCACAGGAAAGAGTTCAGTTTGGAAAACCAATTTGCAAACAACAAGCAGTAGCTTTTAAATTAGCCGACATGGCATTAAAAGTTGAATTAGCAAGAAACCTTTTATATAAAGCATGTTGGTTAAAAGATAACCATAAGCCATTCGAAAAAGAAGCTGCAATGTCAAAGTTATATTGTTCTGAAGTTGCAAAATTTGTTGCCGACGAAGCTGTTCAGATACATGGTGGGTATGGGTTAATGAAAGATTACGATATTGAAAGATTTTACCGTGATCAAAGATTATTACAAATTGGCGAAGGTACTTCTGAAATACAAAGATTAGTAATTTCGAGGTATATTGGGTGTTAAACACAAAAACAATTCCTCACTTAAAGGCAGTAAGTACATTTTGTTATAACATTATCTTAAAGAAATTTTATTCCTAAAATCGAAATGTCGTCAAAGAATGATTTTCGTCCTTTGTAGATATTTAATCGCTGAATAATCTTCCAGATTGTACTATCCATACTCTCTTCACTCTCCATGTAACGTTCAATTTCACTAAAACCAAATTCAACGTTTTTCTCATTTTCCATTTCAACCAAGCCATCAGTACAAAGGAGTAATTTTGAACCTGTTGTAACATCCAGAGAGCCAACTGTAATTTTAGGTATCTCGTTTAACATGCCAAATCCGGGACAGCCTTCTTTAAGATACTTTATTTCTTTATTATTCGATAAATATGCAGGAGGAATATGTCCGGCATTAATATATGTTAATTGCTTATTGTTAGTATTATATTTTGCAAGAAATACAGTAATATATTTTTCTCCATTTGTATTTGTCATTACAATACTGTTTAGCCTTATCGCAAGATCACTCAAGCTAATTTCCGTTGTAAATAATGCACGTAAACTTGCCTGAAAGTTTGACATAATAAGAGCCGCTGCCATCCCTTTTCCCGATACATCGGCAATACAAAAGCCATATTCGTTATCACTTAATTTTAAGCAATCGTAATAATCACCCCCAACTTCAAAGTGCGGATGGTAATATGCTGCAACATATAAGAATTCATTATTTGGCAAAGTATCAGGATTAGGGATTAGGTTAGTTTGCATTTTGCTTGCAAGCTCCATTTCCTTTCTAATACTTTCCTGCTGGATATGTTCATTATATAGTCTTTTATTTTCAATTGCTACAATTAAAATGTTTGTAAGCGTTTGAAAAAAATGAAGATGTTTTATTACCGGACTAATCCCATCTCTTTCTTCATCAATATCACCTAAAAGCAAATATGCCAATGGCATTGCTTTATGAAATACAGGAATTACAACATCAAAAGAAGCAAGTTTTTGATGCTCCATTGTTGTAAGATTTGTTATCTCTCTGAAATGAAGCAAATCATGCTCTACTATTATTTCGCTATATAATTCGTATCTTATTCCTGATGACAGAATACACTTCCACGTATTGTTATAACTATATAAAATAACTTTGCCAATTCCAAGATCTTCTCTTATTATTTTCTCATAACGTCGCAACAACCCTTCGGTAGAAAGATTCTCATTTATCGCCTGTGAAATATCAAGCAAAGCATCAAGCTTAAAATTCGAAAGCTGTAACCTTTTTAGTGATGCTTTTTCGCTCATAGTTTTTCTGTTAAAAGTTTCATTAAAACAGGTATTTGCTTCAGGTAAGCTATTTCTTTCATTTTTTCACGTGCCTCAGAAGCAGGAGAACCAAAATACGTCTTTCCCCCTTCCAAAGATTTAGGAACACCTGATTGACCCAGCACTACTGCTCCTTTTCCAATTGTAATATCTTTCTGAATTCCTACCTGTCCCCATAATATAACATCATCCTCAATAATTACATTTCCTGCAACACCAACCTGTGAAGCAAGCAAACAATTCTTTCCAATATTAACATCGTGCGCAATCTGTATAAGATTATCCAACTTTGTACCTTCTCCAATAATTGTATTACCACTAATTCCTCTGTCAATAGTACAATTAGCACCTATTTCAACATAATCTTTAATAATAGCTTTTCCGCATGAAATTAATTTATCAAATCCTTCTGGTTTTCTTTTATAAGAAAAAGCATCAGCTCCAATAACTGTATTGGAATGTATAACTACGTTATCACCAATTTCGCAATCATTATAAATACTTACATTAGAATGAATAACACAATTCTCTCCAATAATCACATTATCGCCAATAAAAACATTAGGTTGAATAATAGTATTCTTACCAATTTTGGCTGTATTACTAATTGCAAGTTGACTCTGTTTAAAAGTCGAGAATTGTTTAATAAATTTATTATAATCGCGAAATGGATCAGGAGAAATGATAAAGTTTTTTCCATGCTTTTCATCAGGAACTTCATTAATAATAATTACCGAAGCTGAACTAAAAAGGGCCCGTTCATAATATTTCACATTATCAACAAATGTAAGATCGCCCTTTTCTACCTGATGTATTTCGTTTACCCCATTTACAAAAACGTTGATGTCTCCATTAAAAGTTGCTCCCAGAAAATCTGCAATTTCTTTTATTGAATATGGTCTGGGCAGCCTCATAAAAAGATTTATTTCCTAACTCTTTCTGAGTAACTCAAATCGCGTGTGTCAACTTTAATTATTTCACCTACAGAAATAAATAATGGTACTTTTATTTCTAAACCGGTTTCTAATGTTGCTTTTTTAAGTGCGGTTGATGAAGCGGTATCACCTTTTAAACCATGTTCGGTATAAGTAACTTCCATTTCAATAAATGGCGGAAACTCACAAGTTAAAGGAGTTTCAGTATTTGCATCAAAAGCAATATAAATTTGAGTCCCTTCTTTTAATAAACCAGGGGTTTCAATCATATTCTCCTGAATACTTATTTGTTCAAATGTATCAGTCTGCATAAAATTAAATCCCATATCATCCTTATAAAGATACTGATAAGCCCTACGCTCAACATTTGCCAAATCAATTTTTACTCCTGATGTAAATGTGTTTTCAATAACCTTTCCGGTTTTAAGGTTTTTAAGTTTTGTTCTTACAAACGCTCCACCTTTACCTGGTTTCACATGCTGAAACTCCACTATAGAGAACAAATCATTGTTATATACTATGCAAAGTCCGTTTTTAAAATCCGCTGTTGATGCCATATCTAATTTTAAATATTATACTGCAAAAATAGGTTAATTTTTAGATTGAAAAAATTATAGTGAGACTTGTAGCTAAAATAGTAAATTTATTTAAATCATTTAATAAAAAAAGACTTAAAGAATCATATTATGAAATTTTTAGAAATATATTAGCTTTGTTTAATTTTTTAAAAAACAATTTAGTTGTGATTAACAAATTAT
The nucleotide sequence above comes from Bacteroidia bacterium. Encoded proteins:
- a CDS encoding SpoIIE family protein phosphatase → MSEKASLKRLQLSNFKLDALLDISQAINENLSTEGLLRRYEKIIREDLGIGKVILYSYNNTWKCILSSGIRYELYSEIIVEHDLLHFREITNLTTMEHQKLASFDVVIPVFHKAMPLAYLLLGDIDEERDGISPVIKHLHFFQTLTNILIVAIENKRLYNEHIQQESIRKEMELASKMQTNLIPNPDTLPNNEFLYVAAYYHPHFEVGGDYYDCLKLSDNEYGFCIADVSGKGMAAALIMSNFQASLRALFTTEISLSDLAIRLNSIVMTNTNGEKYITVFLAKYNTNNKQLTYINAGHIPPAYLSNNKEIKYLKEGCPGFGMLNEIPKITVGSLDVTTGSKLLLCTDGLVEMENEKNVEFGFSEIERYMESEESMDSTIWKIIQRLNIYKGRKSFFDDISILGIKFL
- the efp gene encoding elongation factor P gives rise to the protein MASTADFKNGLCIVYNNDLFSIVEFQHVKPGKGGAFVRTKLKNLKTGKVIENTFTSGVKIDLANVERRAYQYLYKDDMGFNFMQTDTFEQISIQENMIETPGLLKEGTQIYIAFDANTETPLTCEFPPFIEMEVTYTEHGLKGDTASSTALKKATLETGLEIKVPLFISVGEIIKVDTRDLSYSERVRK
- the sufC gene encoding Fe-S cluster assembly ATPase SufC, translating into MLSIRNLKASINGKPILKGINLEVKPGEVHAIMGPNGSGKSTLASVLAGREIFEVTGGEVLLEGKNLLELSPEDRARLGIFLGFQYPIEIPGVSMVNFMKTAVNEIRKYRGLPLLSSSDFLKLMREKKELVEIDSQLTNRSVNEGFSGGEKKKNEIFQMAMLEPKLAILDETDSGLDIDALRIVANGVNKLKRPDNATIVITHYQRLLDYIVPDVIHVLYNGQIVKTAGKELALELEEKGYDWIKKEYAV
- the sufD gene encoding Fe-S cluster assembly protein SufD, with product MAEENKISIIKNDLVDAFRKNSKIIFEQTPGFINELRSKYFQEFELVGLPAKNSEFYKYTNIESAFFGAYKKQFSPQPLTIDIKEVFTCDVPELENHLMLVNGWFYDKEKKLNVLPNGAIIGSVIEASKQFPELVEKHYGKYIAEQKESLSMLNMAFAQDGLFVYIPKGVVIEKPIQLINLVVATEELMIQPHNLIILEEESSASVVICDHSLNPHAFLLNSTTEVHAGKNSRFEICRQQNAHDHSVQLTNTFILQKESSHVNSVYVTLHGGIVRNNLYVNLSEPNAKNKSYGLWLADKNQHIDNNTYIHHAAPECESNQLYKGILDNSSTGIFSGRILVDKLAQKTIAFQSNKNLLMTNDAKTRSKPQLEIYADDVKCSHGSTTGQLDEDAMFYLRQRGISKKEACHLLMLAFADDVINKISIAPLRDEITGLVEKRLRGELSRCNRCKVNCG
- a CDS encoding acyl-CoA dehydrogenase family protein, which produces MEHPLLNEQHDLIRKSVRDFAEREIKPLAKELDAKQQFSVELTQKMGDIGLFGMVVSEEYGGQGLDYLSYIIAVEELARVDGSHAATIAAGNSLGLNPIYYYGTEEQKKKYLPRLCSGKNLWGFGLTEPEAGSDSRNSKTTSKILDGNWVINGSKIFITNASSEISLGSTIQTVSSDENGKKEFTTIIVENGTPGFTPKTMHDKMMWRASNTAELYFDDCKVPESNILGKRGDGSKIMLSTLDLGRLSIGAMGLGLAQGAFEMALKYAQERVQFGKPICKQQAVAFKLADMALKVELARNLLYKACWLKDNHKPFEKEAAMSKLYCSEVAKFVADEAVQIHGGYGLMKDYDIERFYRDQRLLQIGEGTSEIQRLVISRYIGC
- the sufB gene encoding Fe-S cluster assembly protein SufB, with amino-acid sequence MENEQDKIISEVTDGEYKYGFFTEIESDTIAKGLSEEVVKLISGRKNEPEFMLEWRLKAFEHWKKMKMPEWAHLTIPKIDYQEIIYYSAPKQSAELASLDEIDPELKATFDKLGIPLDEQKKLSGVAVDAVMDSASIKTTFKENLADLGIIFCSMSEAVREHPDLIKKYLGSVVPYTDNFFATLNCAVFSDGSFVYIPKGVRCPMELSTYFRINAENTGQFERTLIIADEGSYVSYLEGCTAPKRDKNQLHAAVVELIALKDAEIKYSTVQNWYPGDKNGKGGIYNFVTKRGICKEDNSKISWTQVETGSAITWKYPSCILKGDNTSAEFYSVAVTNNYQQADTGTKMIHIGKNTKSRIVSKGISAGQSQNSYRGLVKVLKNAENARNFSQCDSLLLGNNCGAHTFPYIEVDNKEAIVEHEATTSRIGEDQIFYCNQRGISTEDAVGLIVNGYAREVLKQLPMEFAVEAQKLLQISLEGSVG
- a CDS encoding UDP-3-O-(3-hydroxymyristoyl)glucosamine N-acyltransferase; its protein translation is MRLPRPYSIKEIADFLGATFNGDINVFVNGVNEIHQVEKGDLTFVDNVKYYERALFSSASVIIINEVPDEKHGKNFIISPDPFRDYNKFIKQFSTFKQSQLAISNTAKIGKNTIIQPNVFIGDNVIIGENCVIHSNVSIYNDCEIGDNVVIHSNTVIGADAFSYKRKPEGFDKLISCGKAIIKDYVEIGANCTIDRGISGNTIIGEGTKLDNLIQIAHDVNIGKNCLLASQVGVAGNVIIEDDVILWGQVGIQKDITIGKGAVVLGQSGVPKSLEGGKTYFGSPASEAREKMKEIAYLKQIPVLMKLLTEKL